The Macaca nemestrina isolate mMacNem1 chromosome 9, mMacNem.hap1, whole genome shotgun sequence genome includes the window CCACCTTGATGGGTGTCTAGGTtcattctttatctttgttattgtgaatagtgcagcaataaacatacaagtgcagatgtcttttgatataattttttcttttcttttgggtagatatgCAGTAGTCGGATTGTTATATCAAATGGTAGATCTGtgtttagttctttgaaaaatatccATACTGTTTCTGTAGAGGCTGTACTCATTtacatcccaccaacagtatgttcctttttctctgcatcttcaccagaatctcttattttttgactttttaatgatagccattcttactggtgtaagatagtacctcactgtggttttaatttacatttctctgatgatcagtgatgctgagcatgttttcatgtgcttgttggctccttgtatgtcttcttttgaaaacataTCTGTTCATTTCCTCTGCTCACTTttcaatctacagattcagtgcaatccccatcaaaatacaaacatcatttttcttttttttttttaatttattcattattattatactttaagttgtagggtacatgtgcataacgtgcaggtttgttacatatgtatacttgtgccatgttggtgtgctgcacccatcaactcgtcatttacatcaggtataactcccaatgcaatccctcccccctcccccctcccccctccccatgataggccccggtgtgtgatgttccccttcctgagtcctagtgatctcattgttcagttcccacctatgagtgagaacatgcggtgtttggttttctgttcttgtgatagtttgctaagaatgatggtttccagctgcatccatgtccctacaaaggacacaaactcatcctttttgatggctgcatagtattccatggtgtgccacattttcttaatccaatctgtcactgatggacatttgggttgattccaagtctttgctattgtgaatagtgccacaataaacatacgtgtgcatgtgtctttatagcagcatgatttataatcctttgggtatatacccagtaatgggatggctgggtcatatggtacatctagttctagatccttgaggaatcgccatactgttttccataatggttgaactagtttacaatcccaccaacagtgtaaaagtgttcctatttctccacatcctctccaacacctgttgtttcctgactttttaatgatcgccattctaactggtgtgagatggtatctcattgtggttttgatttgcatttctctgatggccagtgatgatgagcattttttcatgtgtctgttggctgtatgaatgtcttcttttgagaaatgtctgttcatatcctttgcccactttttgatggggttgtttttttcttgtaaatttgtttgagttctttgtaggttctggatattagccctttgtcagatgagtagattgcaaaaattttctcccattctgtaggttgcctgttcactctgatggtagtttcttttgctgtgcagaagctctttagtttaatgagatcccatttgtcaattttggcttttgctgccattgcttttggtgttttagacatgaagtctttgcccatgcctatgtcctgaatggtactacctaggttttcctctaggatttttatggtattaggtctaacatttaagtctctaatccatcttgaattaattttcatataaggagtaaggaaaggatccagtttcagctttctacttatggctagccaattttcccagcaccatttattaaatagggaatcctttccccatttcttgtttctctcaggtttgtcaaagatcagatggctgtagatgtgtggtattatttctgaggactctgttctgttccattggtctatatctctgttttggtaccagtaccatgctgttttggttactgtagccttgtagtatagtttgaagtcaggtagcatgatgcctccagctttgttcttttgacttagaattgtcttggagatgcgggctcttttttggttccatatgaactttaaagcagttttttccaattctgtgaagaaacacattggtagcttgatggggatggcattgaatctataaattaccttgggcagtatggccattttcacgatattaattcttcctatccatgagcatggtatgttcttccatttgtttgtgtcctcttttatttcactgagcagtggtttgtagttctccttgaagaggtcctttacatcccttgtaagttggattcctaggtattttattctctttgaagcaattgtgaaaggaagttcattcctgatttggctctctgtttgtctgttactggtgtataagaatgcttgtgatttttgcacattaattttgtatcctgagactttgctgaagtttcttatcagcttaaggagattttgggctgagacaatggggttttctaaatatacgagctgctaccattccttctgaaactattccaatcaatagaaaaagagggaatcctccctaactcattttatgtggccaacatcatcctgataccaaagcctggcagagacacaacaaaaaaagagaattttagaccaatatccctgatgaacatcgatgcaaaaatcctcaataaaatactggcaaaccggattcagcaacacatcaaaaagcttatccaccatgatcaagtgggcttcatccctgggatgcaaggctggttcaacattcgcaaatcaataaacataatccagcatataaacagaaccaaagacaagaaccacatgattatctcaatagatgcagaaaaggcttttgacaaaattcaacagcccttcatgctaaaaacgctcaataaattcggtattgatggaacgtacctcaaaataataagagctatttatgacaaacccacagccaatatcatactgaatgggcaaaaactggaaaaattccctttgaaaactggcacaagacagggatgccctctctcaccactcctattcaacatagtgttggaagttctggctagggcaatcaggcaagacaaagaaatcaagggtattcagttaggaaaagaagaagtcaaattgtccctgtttgcggaTGACAAACATCATTTTTCAAAGTCTTAgaaaagacaatcctaaacaaaaagaacaaagctggggcaGTGCATTACCTGGCTTCAAATTGTATTACAAAGCTTTAGTAACCCaaacagcctggtactggtacATAAATAAGagacatagatcagtggaacagagggaatccagaaataaagccacgtGCCTACAAtgaactgatctttgacaaagtaggCAAAAACATATCCTGGGAAGCAACACCCTAATCAGTACATTATACAGGGAAAGCTGGCTAGCCacctgcagaagaatgaaactggacccatatccctcaccatatacaaaaattaactcaagatggattgaagacttaaatgtaagacctgaaactataaaagtcctagaagaaaacctgggaaaaattcttctggatattagcctaggcaaaataattcatgactattacctcaaaagcaaatgcaacagaagCAAAAGTAGACACATAcatggaacttaattaaactaaaaatcttctgaaCAGAAAAAGAtgtaatcaacagagtaaacaatcTACGAGTTGGGACAGGATATTTGCAacctatgcatccaacaaaggtctaatatctggaatctacaaagaactcaaacaactctacaagAAACAACCCATTTTGTCATCTTTCTAATTCAACATATTTAATGGTGTTTTTAAAGTCTATATCCGATAACTTCAATATTTCCTTCACTTGTGTTCCTATTTATATGTTTTTACCTTTATctctaattatttattaaattttagaaattgcTATGAAGACTTGTAGCCCCTCTGAataatgttttcttcttccatAAAGTTTTCACCCCATCTTCTGGTAGGCAACTCAGCCAGGAGAGCCAATCACCATATTCCAGTCAAAGATGGAGCTCACTCAAGCCTGGTTTCCAGTGTTGCAAGGTTTCATCTTCCTCTTTCCATCCCTTCTCCTGTTACTGTCCTAACTTAGAGCTTTGGGTATTACCTACGGTCTTTAAGTCTTTGCTTACTCTCAAactccactttatttttttttccacatcagGACTATGGACAGCTGTATACTATGATTTTCACTGACTCACTGCTTGTCTTCTTAGTTTTTGGCCCCATGGACCTTAAAAAATGCAGCAAATGCTTTAATATCAGACAGTACTACCTTCTTTTAACTCTTCCTCTTTCCAGGATCTTGACTTCACAAATTCTGAATTCCTTGACAGTCCTGCCATgcgatttttatttcttcaaaatggTCAGATTGATGAATCTCTGATCATTGTTTTCCTCTTAGCAGTAGCCCTCTATAATAATTCTCAGCTGCTTTGCCCTGTACACAAATTTGGCAAGTGTTCTCAaaagtttgaaaaagaaagaaaagccatattgcatattaatttatttctctgcAGTTCTCATTTCTCTGCTTTCATATCCTGTCTGCCTCAGTAGCTCTCAGATATCTTCAAACATCtctatgtttaaatttattctgCTATTCCAGCTGTTCTTGGTAGTGATACTGCTTGCTACAAACTACTTCACTGTAGCCCAAGTGGAAAACTCCCATTGAatacttttaagaaaaagataTGTTTAGAAATGCCAGATTGGTAGCAGAGTTTACATTCTCTGACTGGCTCACTTGTTTATAAATGGTCTAAAGGCCAAAATTTGTAAAAAGGCATATATAGATAGTACCTCCTCATGCTGCTTTCTCCTATGTTGCAGGGCAGTACAGTGCCATTGGGTGATATGTTTTGAGAGTGAATATAGATTTCCATAGGGTCCATAGTACTCTGAGCTTCACTGGGAGAACCAGTTGTGGATCTGCAGGGTCCcccagaaaatgaaaatgcaagtcccttgttcaaaatttatttaatatttctagaCACTCCCAGAAAGCTTATACCAGATGCAGAGTCCTTCTAAGTATGGAGTCCTTTGCAACTGCACAGGCCACACATCTTTGTCCCTGACCCTGGTCTGTGGACCACTAGACTCAGGAAACATTGAGAAGCAGAGAAACTCACCCCAgctcttctttcttttactttttaaaaaatgataactCATTGATGAGGTCCAAGATATTGCAGATGGTTGTAAAAACATAATCACATATTTCTATCTCCTTGCTGAATGCACACACTTGTAGTTGAACCTTACTTTTTGCAAGAATGGAGCTGTTGATACAATGAGCAAggataagtttttatttctatttttatttatttattttgagacggcacctcactctgtctcccaggctggagtgcagaggcgcaatctcggctcactgaaagctccacctccagggttcatgcttctcctgcctcagcctcccgagtagctgggactacaggcgcccaccaccacacccagctattttttttgtatttttagtagaagcgggatttcaccgtgttagccaggatggtcttgatctcctgacctcgtgatctgcccgcctcggcctcccaaagtgctgggtttacaggcgtgtgccactgcgcccgtcCCAAGGATAAGTTTTTAAcgtagtatttttaaataatttatatctgGGACTGCCGTCTCTCGCTGTTGACTGGGAGAGTGTTGAAAGTGTTATTCCCCaaaagaatgagaataaaatcttcaaaatatCATAAAGATCAGTCATGAAATTATGCACATATGTGGAGACATTAGACATCTGTGTCCCATCAaatctttgtctttctctgtaaGGCTCTTCTTAGTAACTTCTCTAATTTATGGTTACAGTTGTCCATATTTTGTGGGCTGCTAATGTCAGCATTCTGCATACAGATGCCTCATGCTTTTAACAACTCTGACAGAGGTTTTCACTGCTCATCTACTAAATGGTACTAatctgtgaaataataaaaagtgcTAAATGGTACACAGCATGATTCATTTGCATAATTCTTTGAAATCCTTCATGTCTCCTAAAAATATTCTTAGAAGACTTTTCATGTCCCCCTAGCAGGATTTTCTCCATGTTTGTACCAAGCATGGGAACTGTAGCTTCCCTATGATTTGCAGGAATTGTGTGCcattgaagaaaacaaaagccttCATGAGCTTCTCAAACCAAGAATAGAGAGGACTCAACCCTAATCCTCCTCCTATGATTGCAACTATGATGTTCAGTAGTTCCTGAATGTTTGACAGGAACATATAATAGACATGATGGAGATTTTGCATCTCTGATGCCCAGAAGCCACTGCTTATTATCACAATATAGAATTTCATGATTAACTATTTTAAACACTCCAGGCTTCCAGTGAAAATTCTAATTGAGTCGAGTTTCCAGCAATAACTACCTCCTCTGCGGATCCTGGGATGATGGTTGTTTCTCTGAAGTGTTGTTGAGATGACAGAGTTCCCTGGATGCCCCTGGCTCAACAGAGAGGCACACCCCTGTTGCATGATGTGCAAACGGCAGGTGCAGGAGCCAAGGTGAGTCCTTTGGGCTCTAGCCCCACAGTAGTGACTaggggtgtgtgtctgtgactTCATAAGCCCaagtgggcgtgtgttacagtTGTCTTTTCGCTCTGATGTCTGCAGAAAAAGCTTAAGTGTTTACCAGCTGAGTACCCTCTTGGCACCCTGGTTCTTGTCCAGAGTCCAcaaagaatcaggtcacacacagACTTGAAGAGGGAATATGGGGTTTTACTGAGTGGTGTAgatggctctcagtgggatggatggaAAGCTGGAAGGGGGATAGAGTGGGAAGATGATTGTCCCCTAGAGTTTGGCTGTCCAGTGGCAGACTCCTCTCCGATTGTCCCCAGCCGAACTTCTCTCAGCATTCAgatgctccttctcttctctccttggcTGCACCATTCCGCTGCTTGTCTGCTCATCGCCTTCTGGAGCCTGAAGTTCAAGGTATATATGGGTACAGGTACGGGGGTGTGGTGGgtcaaaaggcaactttttgggcatgaaaacaggaatgcctgtcctcttttatggctgctggtgtccaggcttgagggtgggacTTTTGCCAGGGAACCGCCCTCTTCTACCCAATATTTCTGTCTCCCATCCCTATCATTGTACATTGTCAAGACAGACAAGAGAACTGCTGTAATTCAGCTTCTCTTTCAAGGCAGTTTTCTATCACCAAAAATCGTAACATCACCCTACATGAAAATCTCTAATTGACCAAACCCCAATCATCTTAACACAAGAGATAGAAAAATGTTGCTGGAAAATAACATCTGCTATGCACTCCCATAGAatcaaatcaaacaaaaattattaattctttaatgtattttttttttaagtttcactctgtattttaaaatgtctgtggTGGGAGGATGAGTGTATATATCTCTCCGGCTATTGATGTTGATACAcacaaaatgcattttataaactaaagcacaattatttttatgaaaccTATAGCATTCTCcctatatttattttagataataAGAGATGCactatatataattaattaacaAATCATTTCTatcctttggaaaataattttaacaacaGCAGATGTAACAGTAGCAGCTATTTTGCCtcatgagaaataatttttcattgttgtcTCTAACTTAACATcagtatttttaagaaaagacatAAAATCTTTCCTTAGCCTCCTCCAGCTCCACAGATCTGCTCTGGTCGTTACTTGTTGACTTAGTTAAAACTGTGAGGTTAAAAGGCCATTTGGTATTCTGAGCGCTTAAATATAAATAGCAGAAAACACTGAAGCAGAGACAAACCATCAGTGCTAATACATGGAGGGTCTGCTATTGGCGAATagagttgtattttaaaaatatttgtctttctaattGTTGatgatgaaacttttttttttttttttttttgagatagagtcttgctctgtccctcaggctgcagtgcagtggcatgatctcggctcactgcaacctccgcctcccaggttcgagccttctcctgcctcagcctcccgagtagctgggactacaggcacccgccaccacgcctggctaattttttgtatttttttttttttttttttttgtagagacaggatttcaccgtgttagccaggatggtctcgctctcctgaccttgtgatccaccagtctgagcctccgaaagtgctgggattacaggcgtgagccaccgtgcccagcctgaaattttaaacacttgctttttttttttctgaaagacatATGGTATGTTTACTTCATGATAGAGTTTTTTTAGTTtggtgtatttttttgttttaatttagttttttggtttgtgagtagctttttttttttttttttttgagactaagtctcactgtcttgtccaggctggaatgcagtggagcaatctcggctcactgcaacctctgcctcctggattcaagctgttctcctgcctcagcctcctcagtagctggggttacaggcacatgccagcatgcccggctaacttttgtatttttcatagagatggcgttttaccatgttggtcaggctggtctcgaacttctgacctcgtgatccacccaccttggcctcccaaagttctgagattacaggcgcgacccaccgtgcccggctgagtaGCTTATTTAATTGCTAAAAAGCTTTGGTAAAAACAATGCAAAGAACCATTTGAACTTTGAACAGTGTTTGATTTTATTGACTTGCAAatcagttctcatattccaaaaGGCTCAATCCctctaaatatttatatattacgaAAAAATCATAAATCTGAATGCATTTAAGAGgttaaacattttgttaacacacgtatttactaaaaatgtaattaacacatttaaatttttaattaaaatcacaattccggtcgggcgcggtgactcaagtttgtaatcccagcattttgggaggccgagacgggcggataaggaggtcaggagatcgagaccaccctggccaacatggtgaaacaccgtctctactaaaaaatacaaaaaactagccgggcgaggtggcgggcgcctgtagtcccagctactccggaggctgaggtaggagaatggcgttaaccggGGAGCTTGCAAGAGAGCTGAGATCcgttcactgcactccagcctgggcgacagagcgagactccatctcaaaaaaaaaaaaaaaaaaaaaaaaaaaaatcacaattccagcagaacatattctttaaaatgctttaacATCATAAAAGCAGACAAATCGTGAACATACCGAGAGGTGACAACGTGTTAGCAGCCCTCGCTCTTGGCACCTCCTCTGCCTTGGCTTCTACTCTGGTGGAGCCTGAAGAGCCCTTCAGCCCCccacagcactgtgggagcccctctgtgggcaggccgaggcaagagaaggctccctctgcttgccgggaAGTGTGGAGGGAGAAGTGTGGCGGAAATCAGGGCTGTGGGGGCGCTCACGGCCAGCGCGAGTTCTGGACAGGCGTGGGCGTGGCAGGCCCCACACTAGGATAGGCCAGCCAGTTCCACCAGCCCCGGggagtgaggggcttagcacctgggccagcagctgcagagggtgcccCGGGTCCCCCAGCAATGCTGGCCCGCCTGGGCTGCACTCGAATTCTTTcctggcctcagctgcctccccacaGGGCAGGACTCaagacctgcagcctgccatgcccgagcctccctcctctccccctccaccTCAGGCGTGGGCTCCTGTGCGGCCCAAGCCTCCCCGACAAGCCCTGCGCTGTGGACTCCAGTCCCATcaaccgcccaagggctgaggagtgcaagCACAGGCACGGGACTAGCAGGCAGCTGGTGtgggatccactgggtgaagccagctgggctcctgggtctagtgcggacttggagaacctttatgtctatctaagggattgtaaatacaccactcagcaccctgtgtctagctcaaggtttgtaaatacaccaatcagtgctctgtatctagctaacctagtggggacttggagaacttttctgtttagcactctatgtctagctaaaggattgtaaatgcaccaatcagcactctgtcaaaatagACCAattagctctctgtaaaatagaccaatcagcaggatgtggggggttcagataagggaataaaagcggGCTGCTGGAGCTGCAGCGACAACCCTCCTGGGTCCGCTTCTACAGTATGGGAGTTGTTCTTTAGCTTGTTATGGTAAATCTTCTTggtgctcactctttgggtccatgcaccctttatgagctgtaacactcgcGCAGCGAagatctgcagcttcactccaGAAATCAGCGAGACCACGaccccaccagaaggaagaaactgcggacacat containing:
- the LOC139356005 gene encoding uncharacterized protein, whose amino-acid sequence is MPLAQQRGTPLLHDVQTAGAGAKKKLKCLPAEYPLGTLVLVQSPQRIRSHTDLKREYGVLLSGVDGSQWDGWKAGRGIEWEDDCPLEFGCPVADSSPIVPSRTSLSIQMLLLFSPWLHHSAACLLIAFWSLKFKRRSAASLQKSARPRPHQKEETADTSEHLKEQTRDTPSLRTVTFTGRVHCFILEVSKTKNPPIPDTIL